CTCTACTGCTGGGGACGCAACACCCAGGGCCAGCTTGGCTTGGGCGACGGCTCCGACGTACAGTACGGCGCGCCGACCTTGGTCGATGACATCGGCATCTGGAGTGATGTTACCGCAGGGCAACGCATCGCGTGTGGCATTCAGACGCCGGGCAGCATCTACTGCTGGGGCGACAACGGCGAGGGGCAGCTCGGCACGGGAGACACCACCGCGCGCTGGACACCGACCCGGGTGAGCGACAAGAGCGACTTCCGCAAGCTATCCCTGAAGGCGTTCCATGTGTGTGCCATCGACGCCGACGCGCGCCTGTGGTGCTGGGGGCGCAACGCCGAAGGCCAGCTCGGCACCGGCGACACGCAGTTTCGCCCCTCTCCGACGCAAATCGAGCCCGCGCAGCAGTTCCGGGATGTCGCGGTGGGTCGCTTTCACACCTGCGTGCGCCGATCCGACGGCGCGGTGCTGTGCAGCGGACAGAACGCGGACCGGCAACTCGGAGTGGACACGCCGGATCGGAGTTCGAGCTTCATCGAGGTGCCGCTCCCGTAGCGCTTGAACCTAACGTCGGCCTTCTATGCGGGTGGTATCGACGACCTCGTCCCAAGCGTCTTCGTGGCCGTCGTAGTGGACCTTGCACTTGTCCGGTCCAAGCACCTCGACAACCGTGGCTGGGTAGATGCTGTCCCGCCACTTCACGCGGATCTTGTCGCCTTTTTGGTAGGGGCTCACGAGGGACGCGCTGCTCGCCGAGGGGCGCGGCTTGAGACCGAGCACCCGCGCGACCTTCTCCGGCGGCGGCGGCGCGCTGACTGACTTGCCATCCTCGATGCGCCCCTTGATGCGATCGAGGGTGACGTCCTCGTCCCAGCGATCGTCGTAACCATCGAAGTGCACGCGGAAGCGCGTCTTGCTTTTCTGGTCGATGATGTACGCCGGGTAGTTCTTGCCGTCCCACTCGACCCACACGAACTCACCGACCCGATACGGCTCCTGGCATGCGGTGAGCCACAAGCTGAGAACAACGGCGCCGAGCAGCTTGGCACGAACTGGTTTGGTGCTGCCCCGCTTGGTTGCCCTTCCGGCGCTCACGCTTCGTCCTCGAGCGGCGGCGGAGGCATGCGGGAGACGGGGGGCCGCGTCTGCCACCCGGCGCGCTCCACCGCTGCCTCTCTGCCCACGAGCCAACCGTTCACGCGCTCTCGCGTGGTGCGATAGGCGTACTCCAAGATCGCTCTCCGCGCGGAAAAGCTCGTGGGATTGTGCATGAACAGGATACCATCCGTCGGCTCCGGTTCGATCAAGATCACTTCGCAGTCTCCGCTGGCGCGGATCCGCGCGACAGCCTCGACGAGCAACGCGTGCATGGCGATGCGCATCGCTTGGTTTGCGACCCACAGGTAGCCCTTGTCGCGTACGCTGTTTTGCTGACCGTGCCCCGTCGGAACCTGCTCCGCGGCGACGGGCACCATGGGGTTCACCACCACCAGCACATCAGCGCCGCGCTCGACGGCCACGTTCAACTGCGCGAGCTGCGCGGCCCCCGCGTCGATGTAGTGGCGATCCCCGATGCGCACCGGGCTGAAGAACGGCGGCAACGCCATGCTCGCGATACACGCACGGCTGACAGGCACGTGATCGAAGCCGGGTGCGCCAAACAGCACCTGCTCGCCAGAGTCCAGGTCATGGCTCAGGATGAACAGCTCCTTCGGCATGCCGTGGAAGGTATTGGGCACGCTGCGGCGATAGAAAAAATCCGCAAGGAAACGCTCGTAGCCCTCGAGGGAGAAGACACCTGCAGGCAGCGAGTCATAGAGCCGGTCTAGCTCCTCCCAGAGCGCCGTGCGGCTGGGCTCCGGAGCACGCTTGAGCAGGCTCCGAGTGCCCTTGCCAACAGCGCGTAGCGCCGTGGTCGCCGTGCGCTGCCACTCGGCGAAGTCCATGCGCAGGATGTGCTTGCGTTCCAGCGGAAAGTAGGTGTCCGCCGGATCGAGGAAGGCGCGATACATCCGCTGCACGGGGCGTCCGCCAGCGAGCGCAGCAGCGATGCTCGCGCCGCTCGAGGTGCCGATGTAGAAGTCGAAGTCGTTCGCGTCCAGGCCATCGACGGCGTCTTCTAGCGCTGCCAGCGCGCCCATCTGGAACATCGCGCCGGTGGCGCCTCCACCAGGCAGGCACAACGCAACTCGCGGCTCGTTTCCGTAAGGCATCGTTTGACCTCTCCCCCAACCTCAGCGTCCGCGTAGGTGCGGCATCACTCCGCGCTTGACCACGGTGTCCGCCAACCAGCTGTCGGAAGAGTCTTTGTAGTCGAGGGTGAAGTGCAGGCCGCGGCTCTCGTGCCGGCTCGCGGCGGAGCCGATGATCAACTCGGCGATGCACTGGATGTTGCGAAGCTCCAGCAAGTCGCGAGTGACCAGGTGCTTCCAGTAGTACTCGCGGATTTCCTCTTCGAGCAGCGAGACACGGCGGGCGGCGCGACGCAGGCGCGCGTTCGTGCGCACGATGCCGACGTAGTTCCACATCAGGCGGCGGAGCTCTTCCCAGTTTTGGCTCACGACGACGGCCTCGTCGCTGGCCACCGCGGAGCCGATTTCCCAGTCGGGGACGCTGGCCCACGGCTCCTGGCGGAGCATTTCGATTTCGGTTCCGAGTTTGTCCGCCGCGCGGCGCCCGAACACCAAGCCTTCGAGCAGCGAGTTCGAGGCCAGGCGATTCGCGCCGTGCAGACCCGTGCAAGAGGTCTCCCCGATCACCCACAGCCCGGGCAGGCTCGAGCGGCCGTGCAGGTTGCTGGTGACGCCGCCACACATGAAATGCGCCGCGGGCACCACCGGGATCGGTTCCGCGGTGATATCGAGCCCGAACTTCAGGCAACGCTCGTAGATCGTGGGAAAGCGGTCCTTCACGTAGCTCGCGGGCTTGTGAGTGATGTCGAGGTGCACGAACTCGTAGCCACCGCGCTTCATCTCGAAGTCGATGGCGCGGGCCACCACGTCACGCGGAGCGAGGTCGCCCATCTCGTGGTGCTTGAGCATGAACGCTTCTCCACCGGGGACGCGCAGGGTGGCGCCCTCGCCGCGCAGCGTCTCGCTGATCAAGAAGTTCTTCGCCTGGGGGTGAAACAGGCAAGTTGGGTGAAACTGGTAGAACTCCATGTTGGCGACTTCGGCGCCCGCTCGGTACGCCATCGCGACGCCGTCCCCTGTCGCGACGTCGGGGTTCGAGGTGTAGAGGTAGACCTTGCCCGCGCCGCCCGTCGCCAAGATCGTGGCCCGAGCCAGTACCGTGTGGATCTGCCCGGCGTTCTCGTCCAACACGTAGGCGCCCACGCAGCGATCGGGGCCGCCGAAGTCGCTCAGGGTGATCAGGTCGACCCCCATGTGCCAGTCGAGGAAGCGAATGTTCGGGTGCGCCTTGGCGCGCTCCCAGAGCGCGCGCTGGATCTCCTTACCCGTGGCGTCCTTGGAGTGAACGACGCGGCGCTCGGTGTGCCCGCCTTCACGGCCCAGATCGAGCTCGCCATCGTCGCCCTCGTCGAAGGTCGCGCCGAGATCCATCAGCCAGCGCATGGCGTCGGGCGCCTCTTCCACGCACAGGTCGACGACCACCTGGTGGCAGAGCCCCGCGCCGGCCACGAGTGTGTCGTCCACGTGGCGCTCGAAGGAGTCTTCCGGGGAGAGCACGGCAGCCACGCCGCCTTGCGCCCAACTGGTCGCGGTATCGCTGACGTTGCGCTTGGTGACCACCAGCACCTCGCCGTGCTCCGCGGCTCGCAACGCAAAGCTCAAGCCGGCCACGCCACTGCCCAACACCAGGAAGTCGGTTTTCATCGTCATGGGGAGGCCTCTGCCTACCACCAATCGCCGCCGCCGCCGAAGTGCTGAAAGGCGACGAAGGCGCCGGATCGAGCCCACCGCCAGCGCGCCTCGCGCGCACTGTGGAGTCAAACTCCACAAGCCTTGGAGTGCTCCACCGCAAAGGCGCCCGCGGTTGCGCCCGGAGTGGAACACGTTTCAAAAATTTGCAGTTGATATCGGAACTTTATAGCTGCCAGTTCCCAGGTTGGGGGTGAGGGTGCGCCCGCGACACGCTGGCAATTGACGGGGCGACCTGCGAACGGTACGCATCCTCGCGCCCCTGCCTGCCTGACGGCCGCGGACTCTTCGGAGCCACGAGCCGCCCAGCCAACAGGAGCGTCTCTCGCCGCCTCGGCGAACCCAACCCATCCCAATCGTTCCGCCATTCGGCGCGAACCTCATGAGGAGGTCTCTGTCGTGAAGATCCTCGTCGCGATCAAGCGGGTCGCGGACCCCGATAACGCCAACAAGGTGAAGCCTGCGGGCGACAAGGTGGATACCACCGGCCTCGAGTGGAAGCTCAATCCCTTCGATGAGTACGCCCTCGAAACTGCGCTGCGCCTGACTGAAGACGGCAAGAACAACAAGGTGCGCAAGGGCGAGGTCGTGGTCGTGACCATCGGACCCAAGGACACGGAGACGCAGCTGCGCTCCGCTCTCGCCACGGGTGCCGACCGGGCCATCCGCATCGACGCCGAAGACGCAAACCTGGACGGCCGCTTGGTCGCGAAGGCGCTGAAGAGCGTCGTCGACGCCGAGAAGCCCGACGTGGTGCTGCTGGGCAAGCAGGTCGTCGACGGTGACAGCAACTCCGTAGGTCAGATGCTCGCCGAGCTCCTGGATTTCCCCATGGCAACCTTCGCTGCTACCATCAAGGAAGAGGCTGACGGCAAGCTGCTCGTCGGTCGTGAGGTGGACGGCGGCGTCTTGACGCTGCGCCTCACCCCCCCTTGCTTGGTCACCGTGGACTTGCGCATCGTGGCTCCCACCAGCGTGTTCTCGAAGCACACGGCGGATAGCTTCAAGTACGCCCACGAGGGTGTGCGCTTCGCGCCGCTGCCCGCGATCATGAAGGCAAAGAAGAAGCCCCTCGACGTCAAGGCGCTGGCCGACGTCGCTGGTGGCGTCGAAAACGCCTCGAGCTACGGAGGCTTCGAGCCGCCGCCCGCGC
This Polyangiaceae bacterium DNA region includes the following protein-coding sequences:
- the nadB gene encoding L-aspartate oxidase; amino-acid sequence: MTMKTDFLVLGSGVAGLSFALRAAEHGEVLVVTKRNVSDTATSWAQGGVAAVLSPEDSFERHVDDTLVAGAGLCHQVVVDLCVEEAPDAMRWLMDLGATFDEGDDGELDLGREGGHTERRVVHSKDATGKEIQRALWERAKAHPNIRFLDWHMGVDLITLSDFGGPDRCVGAYVLDENAGQIHTVLARATILATGGAGKVYLYTSNPDVATGDGVAMAYRAGAEVANMEFYQFHPTCLFHPQAKNFLISETLRGEGATLRVPGGEAFMLKHHEMGDLAPRDVVARAIDFEMKRGGYEFVHLDITHKPASYVKDRFPTIYERCLKFGLDITAEPIPVVPAAHFMCGGVTSNLHGRSSLPGLWVIGETSCTGLHGANRLASNSLLEGLVFGRRAADKLGTEIEMLRQEPWASVPDWEIGSAVASDEAVVVSQNWEELRRLMWNYVGIVRTNARLRRAARRVSLLEEEIREYYWKHLVTRDLLELRNIQCIAELIIGSAASRHESRGLHFTLDYKDSSDSWLADTVVKRGVMPHLRGR
- a CDS encoding patatin-like phospholipase family protein translates to MPYGNEPRVALCLPGGGATGAMFQMGALAALEDAVDGLDANDFDFYIGTSSGASIAAALAGGRPVQRMYRAFLDPADTYFPLERKHILRMDFAEWQRTATTALRAVGKGTRSLLKRAPEPSRTALWEELDRLYDSLPAGVFSLEGYERFLADFFYRRSVPNTFHGMPKELFILSHDLDSGEQVLFGAPGFDHVPVSRACIASMALPPFFSPVRIGDRHYIDAGAAQLAQLNVAVERGADVLVVVNPMVPVAAEQVPTGHGQQNSVRDKGYLWVANQAMRIAMHALLVEAVARIRASGDCEVILIEPEPTDGILFMHNPTSFSARRAILEYAYRTTRERVNGWLVGREAAVERAGWQTRPPVSRMPPPPLEDEA
- a CDS encoding electron transfer flavoprotein subunit beta/FixA family protein codes for the protein MKILVAIKRVADPDNANKVKPAGDKVDTTGLEWKLNPFDEYALETALRLTEDGKNNKVRKGEVVVVTIGPKDTETQLRSALATGADRAIRIDAEDANLDGRLVAKALKSVVDAEKPDVVLLGKQVVDGDSNSVGQMLAELLDFPMATFAATIKEEADGKLLVGREVDGGVLTLRLTPPCLVTVDLRIVAPTSVFSKHTADSFKYAHEGVRFAPLPAIMKAKKKPLDVKALADVAGGVENASSYGGFEPPPARAAGVKVADVAELVTKLATEAKAI